The Suncus etruscus isolate mSunEtr1 chromosome 7, mSunEtr1.pri.cur, whole genome shotgun sequence genome includes a window with the following:
- the LOC126013756 gene encoding glutathione S-transferase A1-like: MMAGKPKLHYFNGRGRMECIRWLLAAAGVEFEENFIEFPEDLQKLKSDGSLVFEQVPMVEIDGMKLVQTRAILNYIANKYNLYGKNIKEKALIDMYSEGVSDLSEMLLSLVLCPPSEKAAKIVLIKEKATNRYLPAFEKVLKSHGQDYMVGNMLSRLDIHLVELLYYVEELHPSLLDNFPLLKTLKTRISNLPNLKKFLQPGSQRKPPVNEEQVEEIRKRFGF, from the exons ATGATGGCAGGGAAGCCCAAACTTCACTACTTCAATGGACGTGGCAGAATGGAGTGTATTCGTTGGCTCCTGGCTGCAGCTGGAGTGGAG tttgaaGAGAATTTTATAGAGTTTCCAGAAGACTTGCAAAAGTTAAAAAGTG ATGGGAGTTTGGTTTTTGAGCAAGTGCCAATGGTTGAAATTGATGGAATGAAATTGGTACAGACCAGAGCCATTCTAAATTACATTGCGAACAAATATAACCTCTATGGCAAAAACATAAAGGAGAAAGCCCT GATTGATATGTATTCAGAAGGTGTGTCAGATTTGAGTGAAATGTTGTTATCCTTGGTGTTATGTCCACCCTCTGAAAAAGCTGCCAAGATTGTCTTGATCAAAGAGAAGGCAACAAATCGCTACTTACCTGCCTTTGAAAAG GTTCTGAAGAGCCATGGACAAGACTACATGGTAGGCAATATGCTGAGCAGGCTTGACATTCACCTGGTTGAACTTCTCTACTATGTGGAAGAGCTTCACCCCAGTCTCCTGGACAACTTTCCTCTGCTGAAG ACTCTGAAAACCAGGATAAGCAACCTCCCAAATCTGAAGAAGTTTCTGCAGCCTGGAAGTCAGAGGAAACCTCCCGTCAATGAGGAGCAAGTAGAGGAAATTAGAAAGCgttttggtttttaa